The Panicum hallii strain FIL2 chromosome 9, PHallii_v3.1, whole genome shotgun sequence genome has a window encoding:
- the LOC112877712 gene encoding putative lipid-binding protein AIR1 yields the protein MAVAARRNGRGATAPAAVLALSQLLLLATHSAACGGYSPCPKPPAVPAPCPPTPRTPTPSGGAGSSRCPVNALKLGACASVLGGLLSLELGQQQQGSSAPPGSTTKPCCQLLGGLADMDAAVCLCTALRANVLGVVQLSLPVGLSALVNSCGKKVPQGFQCPT from the coding sequence ATGGCGGTGGCGGCACGCAGAAACGGCCGTGGCGCGACGGCACCAGCCGCCGTTCTGGCGCTGAGCCAGCTACTCCTCCTCGCCACCCACTCGGCCGCCTGCGGCGGGTACTCGCCGTGCCCCAAGCCGCCGGCCGTGCCGGCGCCGTGCCCGCCGACCCCGAGGACGCCCACGcccagcggcggcgcgggcagcaGCAGGTGCCCCGTGAACGCGCTGAAGCtgggcgcgtgcgcgagcgtgCTGGGCGGGCTGCTGAGCCTGGAGCtgggccagcagcagcagggctCGTCGGCGCCGCCCGGTTCCACCACGAAGCCGTGCTGCCAGCTCCTGGGCGGGCTGGCCGACATGGACGCGGCCGTGTGCCTGTGCACGGCGCTGCGCGCCAACGTGCTGGGCGTCGTCCAGCTCAGCCTCCCCGTCGGGCTCAGCGCCCTCGTCAACTCCTGCGGCAAGAAGGTCCCGCAGGGCTTCCAGTGCCCGACCTGA
- the LOC112877035 gene encoding cortical cell-delineating protein-like translates to MAPRLALLLAVTLLRAAASSGCEYSTCLPPATPYPQPPSGGGGGDGGGGGYSSGSCPIDALKLEVCADVLHLLRLRVGVPDGERCCPLLEGLADLDAAVCLCLAIRANVLGVVLDVPVDLTLLLNFCHKDRVAGFVCPAN, encoded by the coding sequence ATGGCGCCGAGGCTTGCGCTCCTCCTGGCCGtgaccctcctccgcgccgccgcctcgagcGGATGCGAGTACTCCACCTGCctgccgccggcgaccccgtacccgcagccgccgtccgggggtggtggtggtgacggcggtggtggcggctaCTCATCCGGCAGCTGCCCGATCGATGCGCTGAAGCTGGAGGTATGCGCGGACGTGCTGCACCTGCTGAGGCTCAGGGTCGGCGTGCCGGACGGCGAGCGGTGCTGCCCGCTGCTGGAGGGGCTCGCCGACCTCGACGCCGCCGTGTGCCTCTGCCTCGCCATCCGGGCCAACGTCCTCGGAGTCGTGCTCGACGTCCCCGTCGACCTCACCCTCCTCCTCAACTTCTGCCACAAGGACCGCGTCGCCGGCTTCGTCTGCCCGGCCAATTGA
- the LOC112877713 gene encoding NADH dehydrogenase [ubiquinone] 1 beta subcomplex subunit 8, mitochondrial: protein MAGRLTAAGSRILGGGGARAAAAALRQRAGMGLPVGRHIVPDKPLPTNDELVWDNGTPFPEPCIDRLAPHIGKYEALAWLCGGLGFFAALGVAATVNDKASKIPYTPKVYPYDNLRVELGDRP, encoded by the exons ATGGCTGGGAGGCTAACCGCAGCGGGGTCCCGCatcctgggcggcggcggcgcacgcgcCGCGGCCGCAGCGCTCCGGCAACGCGCCGGCATGGGTCTCCCCGTAGGCCGCCACATCGTCCCCGACAAGCCC CTCCCTACGAACGATGAGTTGGTGTGGGACAACGGCACGCCCTTCCCGGAGCCCTGCATCGACCGCCTCGCCCCGCACATCGGCAAG TATGAGGCGTTGGCGTGGCTGTGCGGAGGACTGGGGTTCTTTGCTGCTCTCGGTGTGGCCGCCACTGTAAACGACAAGGCCTCCAAGATCCCATAT ACTCCCAAAGTCTACCCATACGACAATTTGAGAGTGGAACTTGGTGACAGGCCATAG